Proteins from a single region of Blastocatellia bacterium:
- a CDS encoding peptide ABC transporter substrate-binding protein: MSARAWLPIRCLALIVGLLLGLSACNRPDAPVAGQHLRIALGANPSTLDPHRATSTADEAIVANLFVGLTEYDPRSVAPVPELAERWQMSDDATTFTFYLRRDARWSNGDPVTAHDFVYAWRRILDPATASEYASMLYPIRHARAVHQGRLSSASLGVEALDEHTLRVTMERPTAYFLQLTSHWAFRLVHRPTVERWGDQWTKPEHLVVNGPFLLAEWKPNETLTLKKNPTYWDADYVKLEQATFYLSEDTTALLNLYRVGEIDTMVSGLLPVQQIPLLRQQDDYVSGPFLSLYHYLLNVTKPPLSRLEVRQALNLSLNRPQICHRVLQAGQQPASGLTPGDFGGQYPRPPGPSFDLPAAKELMSKAGYPEGRGLRLRLIFSSLDVHRQLAEAAQAQWRAAFPHIQIELASMEWQVFRQARQQRDFDLAMRHWIADYNDPYNFLELMLTNNSNNQTGWSNPNYDQLIEQANATSVPNQRFYLLAQAERLLLEELPFIPIYEGVTFFLSKPYVQGWHTNLLDKHPLKFVRIAK, from the coding sequence ATGTCAGCACGAGCATGGCTACCGATCCGTTGTCTGGCGCTGATCGTTGGGCTACTTCTTGGGTTATCCGCGTGCAATCGCCCGGATGCGCCAGTGGCCGGTCAACATCTGCGCATCGCGCTGGGAGCCAATCCGAGCACGCTCGATCCGCATCGGGCTACCAGCACAGCCGATGAAGCGATTGTGGCTAACTTGTTTGTTGGATTGACTGAGTATGATCCTCGCTCGGTGGCCCCCGTGCCTGAACTGGCCGAACGATGGCAGATGAGCGACGACGCGACCACCTTCACCTTTTATCTGCGACGTGACGCCCGATGGAGCAACGGCGATCCGGTGACGGCGCATGATTTCGTCTATGCATGGCGACGCATCCTGGACCCGGCTACTGCCTCCGAATATGCTTCGATGCTCTATCCGATCCGTCACGCCCGGGCTGTCCATCAGGGACGCCTCAGCAGTGCGAGCCTCGGCGTCGAAGCCCTGGATGAACACACGTTGCGGGTCACGATGGAACGACCGACAGCCTACTTCTTGCAGTTGACATCACACTGGGCGTTTCGTCTGGTTCATCGTCCGACCGTTGAACGATGGGGCGACCAATGGACCAAACCCGAACATCTCGTGGTGAACGGCCCATTCCTGCTGGCAGAATGGAAACCCAATGAGACGCTCACGCTGAAAAAGAATCCGACATACTGGGACGCTGACTACGTCAAGCTTGAGCAGGCCACATTCTACCTGAGCGAAGATACCACCGCGCTACTGAATCTTTATCGCGTCGGAGAGATTGACACCATGGTGAGCGGCCTACTGCCGGTTCAGCAAATTCCTTTACTCCGTCAACAGGACGACTATGTCAGCGGCCCATTCCTCTCGCTCTATCATTACCTGCTAAATGTGACCAAGCCACCGCTGAGCCGTCTGGAGGTTCGGCAGGCGCTCAACCTCAGTTTGAATCGCCCACAGATATGCCATCGCGTGTTACAGGCCGGTCAACAACCAGCCAGTGGTTTGACGCCGGGCGATTTCGGCGGACAATATCCACGTCCGCCGGGACCTTCATTCGACCTGCCGGCAGCGAAAGAGCTGATGAGCAAAGCTGGCTACCCAGAAGGGCGCGGGCTACGGCTCCGGTTGATCTTCAGTTCGCTGGACGTTCATCGTCAACTTGCCGAGGCTGCCCAGGCCCAGTGGCGCGCGGCGTTTCCGCACATCCAGATCGAGTTGGCCAGCATGGAATGGCAAGTCTTCCGACAAGCGCGTCAGCAACGCGATTTCGATCTGGCTATGCGACACTGGATCGCCGATTACAATGACCCGTATAACTTTTTGGAACTCATGCTCACAAACAATAGCAACAATCAAACGGGCTGGAGCAATCCCAACTATGATCAACTGATCGAACAAGCCAATGCGACCAGTGTGCCCAATCAGCGCTTCTACCTGCTGGCTCAAGCGGAGCGTCTGCTGCTCGAGGAGCTGCCTTTCATTCCAATTTACGAAGGCGTGACGTTTTTCCTCAGCAAGCCTTACGTTCAAGGTTGGCACACGAATCTATTGGACAAGCATCCGCTGAAATTTGTGCGGATAGCCAAGTGA
- a CDS encoding ABC transporter permease: MLAFMLKRAAIIPPLLMIIITVSFFLIRFAPGSPLARERAVPAEVRASLERYYGLDQPWHIQYTNYLRRLAQFDLGPSYKIPTVTVDELIARSWPISAQLGLSAYALALLVGIPLGVLAAAHHRSLWDVGLRSIALLGMSLPTFVIGPLLILLFSVTLLWLPPAGWGDARHQILPAITLAAPYVAYIARLTRSGVLDALAQEHIRVARAKGVRNSAVLWRHALRIGILPVVSFSGPALAFLLTGTVVVERIFA, encoded by the coding sequence ATGCTTGCGTTCATGCTCAAGCGCGCGGCGATCATCCCGCCGTTGTTGATGATTATCATTACGGTCAGCTTCTTCCTCATCCGGTTTGCGCCGGGCAGCCCGCTGGCCCGCGAGCGAGCGGTGCCGGCGGAAGTGCGCGCTTCGCTTGAGCGGTATTACGGACTGGACCAGCCCTGGCATATTCAGTACACGAATTACCTGCGCCGATTGGCGCAGTTTGACCTGGGGCCCTCGTACAAAATCCCGACGGTCACCGTTGACGAGCTGATTGCGCGAAGTTGGCCTATTTCGGCGCAACTTGGTCTCTCAGCTTATGCCTTGGCTCTGTTGGTTGGTATTCCACTGGGCGTGCTGGCCGCTGCTCACCACCGTTCGCTCTGGGACGTGGGGTTGAGAAGCATAGCCCTTCTGGGCATGAGTCTGCCAACCTTCGTGATCGGTCCGCTGCTCATTTTGCTGTTCAGCGTGACGCTTCTGTGGCTACCGCCGGCTGGCTGGGGAGACGCGCGTCATCAGATTTTGCCAGCGATCACGCTGGCTGCCCCCTATGTGGCCTATATCGCCCGGCTGACGCGCAGCGGCGTGCTGGACGCCCTCGCACAAGAGCACATCCGCGTCGCCCGCGCTAAAGGTGTGCGCAACTCGGCTGTGCTGTGGCGACATGCCCTGCGCATCGGGATACTGCCGGTCGTCTCGTTTAGCGGCCCGGCGCTTGCCTTCCTGCTGACGGGCACCGTTGTTGTCGAGCGAATCTTCGC
- the coaE gene encoding dephospho-CoA kinase (Dephospho-CoA kinase (CoaE) performs the final step in coenzyme A biosynthesis.): MLKVGLTGGIATGKSHVLSLFKALGCHVIDADQIARQVVAPGQPALNELVNEFGPQILDATGHLDRAYLANLVFQDEQKREQLNAIVHPRVIQEIARQYSAYEQSDPNGIVIVDGALIIETGLHTTFDVLIVTDCDPQQQLNRLVARDRLSEEAALNRIRAQMPAAEKKKHADFVIDTSGSFENTRRQVEQVYQALRAKASTQQGA, encoded by the coding sequence ATGCTGAAAGTTGGACTGACCGGCGGCATCGCGACGGGAAAAAGTCACGTCTTGTCTTTGTTCAAAGCGTTGGGTTGTCACGTCATTGACGCTGACCAAATCGCGCGGCAAGTGGTCGCGCCCGGCCAGCCGGCGCTGAACGAGCTGGTTAACGAATTCGGTCCGCAGATACTGGACGCAACAGGTCATCTGGATCGCGCTTATCTAGCCAATCTCGTCTTTCAGGATGAACAAAAACGAGAGCAACTAAACGCCATCGTTCACCCACGCGTGATTCAAGAAATTGCGCGACAGTATAGCGCCTATGAACAGAGCGACCCAAACGGCATCGTCATCGTTGACGGAGCGCTCATCATCGAAACCGGCCTTCATACCACATTTGATGTGTTGATTGTGACCGACTGCGATCCACAGCAACAACTGAACCGACTTGTCGCCCGCGATCGGCTCAGCGAGGAAGCGGCCCTCAATCGCATCCGCGCGCAAATGCCAGCGGCAGAAAAGAAGAAGCACGCCGACTTCGTCATTGATACATCAGGCTCATTTGAAAACACCCGCCGGCAGGTTGAGCAGGTGTACCAGGCGCTCCGAGCCAAAGCCTCAACTCAGCAAGGAGCCTAA
- a CDS encoding ABC transporter ATP-binding protein: protein MSHDQGQRKAILKTIGLEMHYPMGSVSVHALRGVDLEVFDGEFVAVMGPSGCGKSTLLHIIGGMLTPTRGQVFVDGHELSAMSDAERTELRRQKIGFVFQRFNLFPTLTVEGNLRLAERIYGYNGRDRAEHAARRAEILKLLGLDTKINHKPTQLSGGEQQRVALARAVINRPAILLADEPTGNLDSDNSQIVLRLLKDLNRQFHQTIMMITHNPEAAAIADRTLHMRDGKIVG from the coding sequence ATGAGCCACGACCAAGGCCAGCGAAAAGCGATCTTGAAGACCATCGGCTTGGAAATGCACTATCCGATGGGAAGCGTCTCGGTGCACGCGCTTCGCGGTGTAGACCTGGAAGTCTTCGACGGTGAATTCGTCGCCGTCATGGGGCCATCCGGCTGTGGCAAATCAACATTGCTCCACATTATCGGTGGAATGCTCACGCCAACGCGAGGGCAGGTCTTTGTGGACGGCCATGAACTCTCGGCCATGAGCGATGCCGAGCGCACTGAATTGCGCCGTCAGAAAATCGGATTCGTCTTTCAGCGGTTCAATCTCTTCCCCACATTGACTGTGGAAGGGAATCTGCGGCTGGCTGAGCGAATCTACGGCTACAACGGTCGTGATCGCGCTGAGCATGCCGCGCGACGCGCCGAGATTCTCAAACTGCTTGGATTGGACACGAAGATCAATCATAAACCCACGCAACTGAGCGGCGGCGAACAGCAACGCGTCGCTTTGGCTCGCGCCGTGATCAATCGGCCAGCCATCTTACTGGCTGATGAGCCGACGGGCAACCTCGACTCGGACAATTCCCAGATCGTCTTACGACTGCTGAAGGACCTAAACCGTCAATTCCACCAAACCATCATGATGATCACGCACAATCCAGAAGCAGCAGCCATCGCCGACCGCACGCTGCACATGCGAGACGGCAAAATTGTGGGTTGA
- a CDS encoding ABC transporter permease: MQSLVLANLTQRPTRTIASILGVAVGFVLIVMTVGLARGILYDAGQRERNVGAEILFQSPGGFGGMATSPMTLPVAYCRLLNQVEGVQTVTPVGRFLRSGAGGIGFEVVEGIVTEPTADYASYAQISGIRIVQGDELRRDDEILIDRQHATTRQLAPGSIVRLFDREFRVAGIYEPPSGARLKIRLNVMQQLLGTPDKCSTILVKCANPDDQDAVALGINERIPGNRVVLARDIPNYYENSFPGLPVFLRVVMGLAMVISALVILLAMYTAVMERTRDIGVLKSLGASKGFILRVIEQEALLISGLGAVVGFLLALLTRFGITTYTTLLIKFELNWLLMALLIALLGGALGALYPAVRAARQDPVKALSYE; this comes from the coding sequence GTGCAGAGCTTAGTTCTGGCCAATCTGACGCAACGTCCGACACGAACCATCGCCAGCATACTGGGTGTGGCGGTGGGATTCGTCTTGATCGTCATGACAGTCGGGCTGGCGCGTGGCATTTTGTATGATGCCGGGCAGCGCGAGCGCAATGTGGGCGCCGAAATTCTGTTTCAGTCGCCAGGTGGATTTGGTGGCATGGCCACTTCCCCCATGACGTTGCCTGTTGCCTATTGCCGATTGCTCAATCAGGTCGAAGGGGTGCAGACGGTCACGCCGGTCGGACGATTCTTGCGCAGCGGCGCCGGCGGCATTGGGTTTGAAGTCGTTGAGGGCATTGTCACCGAGCCGACAGCAGACTATGCCAGTTATGCTCAGATCAGCGGCATTCGCATTGTTCAAGGCGATGAGCTGCGGCGCGACGACGAGATTCTGATTGATCGTCAGCATGCAACGACGCGCCAATTAGCGCCCGGCTCCATCGTGCGGCTGTTTGACCGCGAGTTTCGCGTCGCCGGCATCTACGAACCGCCCAGCGGCGCTCGTCTGAAGATTCGATTGAACGTGATGCAACAGTTGCTGGGCACGCCCGATAAATGTTCGACCATCCTGGTCAAGTGCGCTAATCCTGACGATCAGGATGCCGTCGCGCTGGGCATCAACGAGCGCATTCCCGGCAATCGCGTCGTTCTGGCTCGTGATATTCCCAACTATTATGAAAACAGCTTTCCCGGCCTGCCCGTGTTTTTGCGTGTGGTAATGGGGTTGGCGATGGTGATCAGCGCGTTGGTGATTTTACTCGCCATGTATACAGCGGTGATGGAACGAACGCGCGACATCGGCGTGCTCAAGTCGTTAGGCGCCTCCAAAGGATTTATCTTGCGGGTGATCGAGCAGGAAGCGTTGTTGATCAGCGGATTGGGCGCTGTGGTCGGGTTTCTGCTGGCGCTCTTGACCCGTTTTGGAATCACCACCTACACTACACTTCTGATCAAATTTGAACTGAACTGGTTGTTGATGGCGCTGCTCATCGCGCTGCTGGGAGGCGCGCTCGGTGCGCTGTATCCGGCTGTGCGTGCAGCCCGTCAAGACCCTGTCAAAGCTCTTTCGTATGAGTAA